A genomic region of Fusarium oxysporum Fo47 chromosome VI, complete sequence contains the following coding sequences:
- a CDS encoding cytochrome P450, whose amino-acid sequence MFWDNVSVPNTWVIVTLTGLLFLLSRYVSPSLESLEPPLLKPRVPLVGHIISMFSEGGGFYVRLFKERRMPICTLPMLNGKVYIINSPDLIQSALKNNDISFDPFLVEFSKAMWGLSQNAGDLISDKEYLKTGLSIIQSTLMGEPLHRLNLSALTRLMTYLNPIRPGEELDAPDVFIWLRDILTDATATALFGAKNPLTVDKAHLMWTFDKQSMFVALGVPSFITKKAINARREINNLLLTYYESGSELEDGVSDIIRDRVKFLRSTGFTDDDLAHMETLLPWVGVTNTAPTLFWLFVHVLTNPHYLSRVRTEIEEIIIITNGPDGKTATFDVRKLEKCCPFLHACYQESLRHYLHSIGNRRVMEDTKVQDTQGRSYLLKKGFNIQWAPSVTHFIDEIWGPDANTFKPERFLDVSVQDEKKRRGSQLSFGGGKHLCPGRKFAFTEILGFVGVVALSFEAEGLSLPKSRDPGVGVGPRMPDWGGFDPGFRLRRREGWEDVTWVSQE is encoded by the exons ATGTTTTGGGATAATGTTTCTGTGCCGAATACGTGGGTCATTGTGACTTTAACTGGACTGTTGTTTCTATTGAGTCGCTATGTATCGCCCTCCCTCGAATCCCTCGAGCCGCCGCTGCTTAAACCTCGAGTTCCGCTGGTGGGACACATCATCTCGATGTTCAGCGAGGGCGGCGGATTCTATGTTCGGCTCTT TAAAGAACGCAGAATGCCCATCTGCACCCTCCCCATGCTAAACGGCAAAGTCTACATCATCAACTCCCCAGATCTCATCCAATCAGCCCTGAAAAACAACGATATTTCGTTCGATCCATTTCTTGTCGAGTTCTCCAAAGCGATGTGGGGTCTGAGCCAGAATGCAGGGGATCTAATTTCTGATAAGGAATATTTGAAGACGGGGCTGTCGATTATTCAGTCTACTCTTATGGGTGAACCACTGCACAGGTTGAACCTTAGCGCTTTGACAAGGCTCATGACGTATCTTAATCCTATTCGACCTGGAGAAGAACTAGATGCACCTGATGTATTTATTTGGCTCCGGGATATCTTGACGGATGCAACGGCGACAGCTCTTTTCGGGGCGAAGAATCCGTTGACGGTAGATAAAGCGCATCTCATGTG GACATTTGATAAACAATCCATGTTTGTGGCGTTGGGTGTCCCAAGCTTCATTACCAAAAAGGCGATCAATGCGAGAAGAGAGATCAACAACCTGCTTCTGACCTACTATGAATCTGGAAGCGAGCTTGAAGACGGTGTCTCTGACATTATACGCGATAGAGTTAAGTTTCTCCGTAGCACTGGCTTTACGGATGACGACCTAGCTCACATGGAAACGCTGCTGCCTTGGGTTGGAGTTACCAACACTGCGCCAACTTTATTCTGGCTTTTCGTCCACGTCTTGACAAACCCACATTACTTATCTCGTGTGCGAactgagattgaggagattATAATTATCACAAATGGGCCCGACGGGAAGACAGCGACATTTGACGTTAGAAAGCTAGAGAAATGCTGTCCTTTCCTCCACGCCTGCTATCAAGAATCCCTTCGTCACTATCTTCATTCCATCGGCAACAGGAGAGTCATGGAAGACACCAAGGTCCAAGACACACAGGGCCGAAGTTATCTGCTCAAAAAGGGATTCAACATCCAGTGGGCGCCATCAGTGACTCACTTCATCGACGAGATCTGGGGTCCGGACGCGAATACCTTCAAACCTGAGCGCTTCTTAGACGTATCGGTgcaagatgagaagaagagaagaggctCACAGTTGTCATTCGGAGGTGGAAAGCATCTATGTCCTGGCCGCAAGTTTGCGTTTACGGAGATACTGGGATTCGTTGGTGTCGTTGCGCTCAGCTTCGAGGCCGAGGGGCTGAGTTTGCCAAAGTCAAGGGATCCTGGGGTTGGA